In the genome of Ananas comosus cultivar F153 linkage group 11, ASM154086v1, whole genome shotgun sequence, one region contains:
- the LOC109717248 gene encoding uncharacterized protein LOC109717248 — protein sequence MPPSLSPSPAPTVLLLPCLLSSALQRHCSIRMSRSNVAIVVHWNGEIFAHDSNPKYVGGRKKLSGIPVDITFTEFERKIYRLTDTSRDEYRLIIKVRYSTGMNQFDVVEVTDDDSLCGAMALSGNPPCLIIFVEKEIVLSQGYYSRMLNSDFNVDVLSPGPERESFRADIGGGADAPREYNFSNVVVGDPPPLPRTIHHATGFSSHAPLGREQGVSCEEGFHTSHDVHDFGSYPLGTENDGIGNRAEVQQEVAEDRYTTDHEGVGHESSNLAVNENIVAEVHHYDADHDGGLGVLADIIYTEGDDPIVNNEYVDDPDEGAEYIDHPDQFVEDDDWIDQYVADNDVHDRPQIEQPPPTIDDLWVGRVFPDKASLLHTLGEWHIAHNVQMKVIKSTTKAYTVKCMVDSCPWRLHASVPKDVSYFRVKKYSGQHTCLVPVLNTVHRNCTSSLICRHILPSLRVKLTLTPAEIKEKVRNELHVDIPYSKAWQARSKALQIIYGGWEESYTDLGRFLSILQRVNPGTQWRLDPKILPNGVRQFGRVFWAFGPSINGFSYCRPLLSIDGTHMYGKYQGHALIATGVDANNGLYPLAFAICEGENAASWRWFLRHLKVLVTRDRSICLISDRFPGLKEIVAEEFPRSEGHAHRWCLRHMQANMKKAGFKNETVLNKFYTGIGCAATAKEYYEHKDQLKEMDPAAWLWVHELQGEREYWARAFDGGRRFGTMTTNRSESLNGVLKGVRGLPITAFVAATFYKVNNYFVKRRDKGETYTTVLTPKQEALIRSYMIIARGHRVDRYGVNEFQITTGNGQYEVVLDGRTSTCSCHEFELTRLPCSHLLAVCSNGQMNIDYYSLCSEWYTCENYRRAYFPQFHPVPDKRSWPRPQGPPLAPPPIRRKKGGTWDCDFVEMSGRLTLSFIAMSSISRESHKLHGRPIWRMFWSVFLHFVLRALQFGVRELV from the exons ATGCCGCCGTCGCTgtcgccgtcgccggcgccgactgTACTGCTTCTGCCGTGCCTTCTCTCCTCAGCATTGCAACGACATTGTTCCATTAG GATGTCGCGTAGTAATGTGGCTATTGTTGTTCATTGGAATGGAGAAATATTTGCGCATGATAGCAATCCAAAGTACGTTGGCGGTCGTAAGAAATTAAGTGGTATTCCAGTGGATATTACATTTACAGAAttcgagagaaaaatatatagattgacCGATACTTCGAGAGATGAGTATCGCCTAATTATTAAAGTCCGATATTCGACCGGGATGAATCAATTCGATGTGGTTGAAGTTACGGACGATGACTCACTGTGTGGTGCGATGGCATTGTCGGGAAACCCTCCGTGTTTGATAATTTTCGTTGAAAAAGAGATAGTTCTTTCTCAGGGGTATTATTCTAGAATGTTAAACAGTGACTTTAATGTGGATGTATTATCCCCTGGCCCCGAAAGAGAATCTTTTCGTGCTGATATTGGAGGAGGAGCTGATGCACCTAG GGAGTACAATTTTTCAAATGTAGTTGTTGGTgatcctcctcccctcccacgTACTATTCATCATGCCACGGGTTTTAGTTCTCATGCCCCACTGGGTAGAGAGCAAGGCGTCTCATGTGAAGAAGG ATTTCATACCTCTCATGATGTGCATGACTTTGGATCGTATCCATTGGGAACCGAAAATGACGGTATAGGAAATCGGGCGGAAGTGCAACAAGAAGTAGCTGAAGACCGTTACACTACTGATCATGAGGGTGTTGGACATGAATCTTCAAATTTGGCCGTAAATGAGAACATTGTGGCAGAAGTTCATCATTATGATGCAGATCATGATGGTGGACTGGGTGTTCTCGCAGATATCATATATACTGAGGGTGATGATCCAATTGTCAATAATGAATATGTTGATGATCCAGATGAAGGTGCAGAGTACATAGATCATCCAGACCAATTTGTAGAAGATGATGATTGGATTGACCAGTATGTGGCTGATAACGATGTGCATGATCGTCCGCAGATTGAACAGCCCCCTCCTACTATTGATGACTTATGGGTTGGTCGGGTATTTCCTGATAAAGCAAGTTTATTGCACACTCTGGGGGAATGGCATATTGCTCACAACGTGCAAATGAAAGTAATAAAGTCGACGACAAAGGCGTATACAGTTAAATGCATGGTAGATTCATGTCCTTGGAGATTACATGCATCGGTACCAAAGGATGTGAGTtattttagagttaaaaaataCTCCGGGCAACATACATGTTTAGTGCCGGTGCTTAACACTGTACATCGAAACTGTACTTCATCTCTTATATGTCGACATATTCTCCCATCATTGAGGGTAAAGCTTACTTTGACACCGGcggaaattaaagaaaaggtgCGTAATGAATTGCATGTAGACATACCTTATTCGAAAGCGTGGCAGGCTAGAAGTAAAGCACTACAGATCATTTATGGTGGTTGGGAGGAGTCATACACCGATCTTGGTCGCTTCCTATCTATACTACAGCGCGTGAATCCCGGGACTCAATGGCGTCTTGATCCTAAAATCCTGCCAAATGGTGTTAGGCAGTTTGGGCGAGTATTTTGGGCCTTCGGGCCGTCAATTAATGGGTTTTCTTATTGTCGACCATTGTTGAGCATTGATGGAACCCATATGTATGGAAAGTATCAAGGGCATGCGTTGATTGCGACGGGTGTAGATGCTAATAATGGGTTATACCCATTGGCGTTTGCTATTTGTGAGGGAGAAAATGCGGCTAGTTGGCGTTGGTTTTTACGACATCTAAAGGTTTTAGTGACACGTGATCGatctatttgtttaatttcagaCCGCTTTCCTGGGTTAAAGGAGATTGTTGCGGAGGAGTTTCCGAGAAGCGAGGGACATGCTCACCGTTGGTGCCTCCGCCATATGCAGGCTAATATGAAAAAAGCCGGTTTTAAAAATGAAACTGTgctcaataaattttatacggGCATAGGATGTGCTGCAACTGCAAAGGAATATTATGAGCATAAGGATCAGTTGAAAGAAATGGATCCAGCGGCATGGCTTTGGGTGCACGAGCTCCAAGGGGAAAGGGAATATTGGGCGAGAGCATTTGATGGTGGACGGCGTTTTGGGACAATGACGACAAATCGGTCGGAGAGTTTAAATGGAGTGCTTAAGGGTGTACGTGGTTTACCTATCACAGCATTTGTGGCCGCTACATTTTATAAGGTAAACAATTATTTTGTTAAGCGCCGTGATAAAGGTGAGACATACACTACAGTATTGACACCAAAACAGGAGGCGTTAATTAGGAGTTATATGATAATCGCAAGAGGACACCGTGTGGATCGTTACGGAGTAAACGAGTTTCAAATTACTACCGGAAATGGACAATATGAGGTGGTTCTTGACGGGAGAACCTCGACTTGTTCATGCCATGAGTTTGAGCTCACTAGGTTGCCATGCTCACATCTTCTAGCTGTATGCAGTAATGGTCAAATGAACATTGACTACTATAGTCTGTGTTCTGAATGGTATACATGTGAGAATTACCGTCGTGCTTACTTCCCGCAATTTCACCCTGTCCCAGACAAAAGAAGCTGGCCACGCCCTCAAGGACCACCGCTGGCACCACCACCAATCAGGAGAAAGAAAG GTGGAACATGGGATTGCGATTTCGTGGAAATGTCAGGGCGACTGACATTGAGTTTTATCGCGATGAGCTCGATCAGCAGAGAGAGTCACAA GTTACATGGACGCCCTATATGGAGGATGTTTTGGTCGGTCTTCCTGCATTTTGTCTTGAGGGCTCTGCAATTTGGCGTTCGAGAACTAGTTTGA